The following proteins are encoded in a genomic region of Parabacteroides pacaensis:
- the ftsZ gene encoding cell division protein FtsZ, translating into MDDTILSFNLPTDSPKIIKVIGVGGGGGNAVSHMFKEGIHDVTFVLCNTDNQALNRSDIPVKLSLGRNITQGLGAGNRPERARMAAEESIEDIRTMLNDGTRMVFITAGMGGGTGTGAAPVIAQVAKDMGILTVGIVTIPFVFEGERKIIQALKGVEEISNNVDALLVINNERLREIYSELTVLNAFGKADDTLTIAAKSIAEIITLPGVINLDFADVSTILKDGGVAVMSSGFGEGEGRVRKAIEDALNSPLLNNNDVFNAKKILLNVSFSEGQTTELRMDEMNDIHDFMSRFSREIEVIWGTAVDNTLESKVKITILATGFGIDNIPQIADMHRADATRMTEEEIRRQEEKLRKEQADQELISKYYGTTVPKMNKVASRSRVVLTLDELDDDVLIGVIEDYPTYNRDPKLIVRARAEATGDSSASTGTITGNAPVTKSPNNDNSKPNSKMISFR; encoded by the coding sequence ATGGACGACACAATATTAAGTTTTAACTTACCTACGGATAGCCCGAAAATTATAAAAGTGATCGGGGTAGGTGGTGGTGGCGGAAATGCTGTTTCCCACATGTTTAAAGAAGGAATCCATGATGTAACTTTTGTCTTGTGCAACACAGATAATCAAGCGTTAAATCGTTCGGATATACCTGTAAAACTATCGCTGGGACGTAATATTACCCAAGGATTAGGTGCTGGTAACCGTCCGGAAAGAGCTAGAATGGCTGCGGAAGAAAGTATTGAAGATATCCGGACTATGCTGAATGACGGTACCCGTATGGTATTTATTACGGCAGGTATGGGTGGTGGTACGGGAACGGGAGCGGCTCCCGTAATTGCCCAGGTAGCAAAAGATATGGGAATACTGACGGTCGGTATTGTTACTATTCCTTTTGTTTTCGAAGGCGAGCGTAAGATTATTCAGGCTTTAAAAGGAGTAGAAGAAATAAGCAATAATGTAGATGCTTTATTGGTTATTAATAATGAACGTCTTCGTGAGATCTATTCCGAACTGACTGTTCTGAATGCTTTTGGAAAAGCCGATGATACATTAACTATTGCTGCTAAAAGTATCGCTGAAATCATTACCCTTCCGGGAGTGATAAATTTGGACTTTGCTGATGTCAGCACGATCTTGAAAGATGGGGGAGTAGCAGTAATGAGTAGCGGATTTGGTGAAGGAGAGGGACGTGTACGTAAGGCGATTGAAGATGCCCTTAATTCTCCGTTGCTGAATAATAATGACGTTTTTAACGCTAAGAAAATTCTGTTGAATGTTTCTTTTAGTGAAGGTCAGACTACCGAACTCCGGATGGATGAGATGAATGATATCCATGATTTTATGTCTCGGTTCAGCCGTGAAATAGAGGTGATATGGGGTACTGCCGTAGATAATACGTTAGAAAGTAAAGTAAAGATTACGATTCTGGCTACCGGATTCGGAATTGATAATATTCCCCAGATTGCGGATATGCACCGGGCTGATGCGACCCGGATGACTGAAGAAGAAATTCGTCGGCAGGAAGAAAAATTACGGAAAGAGCAAGCAGATCAGGAACTGATTAGCAAGTATTACGGTACGACTGTTCCCAAAATGAATAAAGTAGCATCGCGTTCTAGGGTGGTACTTACTTTGGATGAACTGGATGATGATGTATTGATTGGTGTGATTGAGGATTATCCTACTTATAATCGGGATCCTAAATTGATTGTTCGTGCACGGGCAGAGGCTACAGGAGATTCGTCTGCTTCTACCGGAACAATTACTGGCAATGCACCGGTTACCAAATCCCCGAATAATGATAATTCTAAGCCTAATAGTAAAATGATAAGTTTCCGGTAA
- the ftsA gene encoding cell division protein FtsA yields the protein MGYTDFIAAIDLGTSRMVGMVGKKNEQGILSIIAYEVENSATCIRRGCVYNVEETANKIKRLVRKLENKLQGATIAKVYVGVGGQSIKTIEHTVPKVLGADGVVTEEVIKSLYEECCNYRPDMLDVLAAVSPVYYLDDKPELNPVGVPCNRIEARYKLIVGRPSLKRNIYKSVTERAQIEIAGIVVSPLALASAVLSDDERDLGCALIGFGAGVTTLTIYKNNQLKNVTVIPFGSNLITKDITSLHLVESEAERLKITYGSAIMDPDTEQTIQINSADGMGIRNLKLSDLNNIVEARIDEILENIYVRLEEGGLINSLGAGIVITGGGAGLKNLPEVIRKRLNLPVRYGATRKSLLEPREPLAGNPEYAVAIGLLLQGRKNCAAYLPPKSEPVIDPVPDSQPELTSETVKTQKKKKGGSIFGGWGKKIDDMTKSLFDDEESK from the coding sequence ATGGGATACACAGACTTTATAGCAGCTATCGACTTGGGTACCTCAAGGATGGTAGGGATGGTAGGAAAAAAGAATGAACAGGGTATTCTTTCGATTATAGCCTACGAAGTAGAAAACTCTGCTACTTGCATACGAAGAGGATGTGTGTACAATGTAGAGGAAACAGCTAACAAAATAAAACGGCTGGTACGTAAGCTGGAAAATAAATTGCAAGGTGCAACCATTGCTAAAGTATATGTAGGAGTTGGCGGGCAATCTATTAAAACAATAGAACATACCGTTCCCAAAGTATTAGGTGCGGATGGCGTGGTTACGGAAGAAGTTATAAAGTCTTTATATGAGGAATGTTGTAACTATCGTCCGGATATGCTGGATGTACTGGCTGCTGTTTCCCCCGTATATTATTTAGATGATAAACCGGAATTAAATCCTGTAGGTGTGCCTTGTAATCGGATTGAAGCCCGTTACAAGTTAATTGTGGGGCGTCCGTCTTTAAAGCGTAATATCTATAAAAGTGTGACGGAAAGGGCGCAAATCGAGATTGCTGGCATAGTAGTTTCTCCTTTGGCATTGGCATCTGCGGTATTGAGTGATGATGAGCGGGATTTGGGCTGTGCTTTGATTGGCTTCGGTGCAGGAGTTACGACCCTTACTATTTATAAAAATAATCAGTTGAAGAATGTTACGGTAATTCCTTTCGGTAGTAATCTGATTACAAAGGATATTACCAGTTTACATTTGGTAGAGTCGGAGGCCGAACGTTTAAAAATTACTTATGGGAGTGCCATAATGGATCCGGATACGGAACAGACTATTCAAATAAATTCTGCAGACGGAATGGGTATTCGAAACTTAAAGCTTTCTGATTTGAATAATATTGTGGAAGCTCGTATTGATGAAATTCTGGAAAATATATATGTCCGTTTAGAAGAAGGAGGCCTAATTAATTCGTTGGGCGCCGGTATTGTTATTACGGGGGGAGGAGCCGGATTGAAAAATTTGCCGGAAGTAATTCGGAAACGGTTAAATCTACCGGTAAGATATGGAGCAACCCGTAAGAGTTTGTTAGAGCCCCGGGAACCATTAGCCGGAAATCCTGAATATGCAGTAGCTATTGGCTTGTTGTTACAAGGGAGAAAAAATTGTGCTGCTTATCTTCCTCCTAAATCGGAACCGGTGATTGATCCGGTACCTGATTCTCAACCTGAACTGACTTCTGAAACTGTAAAAACACAAAAGAAAAAGAAAGGTGGCAGCATCTTCGGAGGTTGGGGTAAAAAAATCGATGATATGACAAAATCACTCTTTGATGACGAAGAGTCCAAGTAA
- a CDS encoding cell division protein FtsQ/DivIB, whose amino-acid sequence MRIVSILVATVLFCYIVFVSVFFYQDRQDRKCTEVRIVVKDSLEKHFVNEKDVEAILKKAALNPIGKPMKNINTDKIESVLLKNQMIREVEAYKTPSGMIKLEIMQKMPILRIMSIRGNYYVDNEGSVMPVSSHYVAHVPIVSGYVEKELAVTDLYKFALFLQENKFWNHQIEQIFVHPDREVELIPRVGSHRILLGPLDNYQEKLENLELFYRQAIPYVGWEKYSIINLKFKNQIVCTKK is encoded by the coding sequence ATGAGAATTGTTTCCATACTAGTTGCCACAGTGTTGTTCTGTTACATTGTATTTGTATCTGTCTTTTTTTATCAAGACAGACAAGATAGAAAATGTACAGAGGTCCGGATTGTGGTAAAAGACAGTCTGGAAAAACATTTCGTAAATGAAAAAGATGTAGAGGCGATTCTTAAAAAGGCAGCTTTGAATCCGATAGGAAAACCGATGAAGAATATTAATACGGATAAGATAGAATCTGTATTGCTGAAAAATCAGATGATTCGGGAAGTAGAAGCCTATAAAACTCCTTCCGGAATGATTAAATTGGAAATTATGCAGAAGATGCCTATTCTCCGGATAATGAGTATAAGAGGAAATTACTATGTGGATAATGAGGGGAGTGTTATGCCTGTCTCTTCGCATTATGTTGCGCATGTTCCAATAGTAAGTGGGTATGTAGAAAAAGAGCTGGCTGTAACCGACTTATACAAATTTGCATTATTTTTGCAAGAGAATAAATTTTGGAATCATCAGATCGAGCAAATATTTGTTCATCCCGATAGAGAAGTGGAACTTATTCCACGGGTCGGAAGTCACCGTATTTTACTTGGACCACTTGATAATTACCAGGAAAAACTAGAAAATCTGGAACTTTTTTATCGTCAAGCGATTCCGTATGTGGGATGGGAAAAATACAGTATCATTAATTTAAAGTTTAAGAATCAGATTGTTTGTACAAAAAAATAG
- the murC gene encoding UDP-N-acetylmuramate--L-alanine ligase, producing MNIEQITAVYFVGAGGIGMSALIRYFLSKGKRVAGYDRTPTDLTMQLNKEGADIHYEDNISCIPDYCKDAASTLVVYTPAVPATHTELSYFRENRFEVVKRARVLGEITRSSRGLCIAGTHGKTTTSSMTAHLLKQSQVDCNAFLGGILKGYESNLMLSSKSDFTVIEADEYDRSFHQLTPYMAVITSADPDHLDIYGSPEAYHESFEHFTSLIRSEGCLIIKKGVAINPRLRPGVKLYTYSGTELADFYAKNIRIGNGDIIFDFVTPTQVIKDIVLGVPVKINIENGVAAMALAWLNGVSPEELKAGMASFQGAKRRFDFYLKRPDIVLIDDYAHHPAELKASILSVKELYSDKKITGIFQPHLYSRTKDFADDFAASLSLLDELILLDIYPAREEPIPGITSRILLDKVTIPYKQLCTKEQLLEVIAAGKYEVVLMVGAGDIDRLVLPVKEILEKCS from the coding sequence ATGAATATTGAACAGATTACAGCGGTTTATTTTGTCGGCGCAGGCGGAATAGGAATGAGTGCTTTAATCCGTTATTTCCTTTCTAAAGGGAAACGGGTAGCTGGCTATGACCGTACCCCGACCGATTTAACAATGCAGCTTAATAAGGAGGGTGCAGACATTCATTATGAAGATAATATAAGTTGTATTCCGGATTATTGTAAAGATGCAGCTAGCACTTTAGTGGTTTATACACCGGCAGTCCCTGCTACACATACCGAATTATCTTATTTTAGGGAAAATAGGTTTGAAGTAGTGAAGCGTGCTCGTGTGTTAGGTGAGATTACGCGGAGTAGTCGAGGACTTTGCATAGCCGGGACACACGGAAAAACAACAACTTCTTCTATGACTGCACATTTATTGAAACAGTCGCAAGTCGATTGTAATGCTTTCTTAGGGGGAATATTAAAAGGGTATGAAAGTAATTTAATGTTATCTTCTAAAAGTGATTTTACGGTGATTGAGGCGGATGAATACGATCGTTCTTTTCATCAACTTACTCCTTATATGGCTGTCATTACTTCTGCTGATCCGGATCATCTGGATATTTACGGCTCGCCGGAAGCTTACCATGAAAGCTTTGAACATTTTACGTCTTTGATTCGTTCGGAAGGGTGTTTGATTATAAAAAAAGGAGTTGCGATAAATCCTCGTTTACGGCCAGGTGTGAAATTGTATACTTATTCCGGAACGGAACTGGCGGATTTTTATGCAAAAAATATACGAATCGGAAACGGGGATATTATTTTTGATTTTGTTACTCCGACCCAAGTAATAAAGGATATTGTGCTGGGTGTACCGGTAAAAATTAATATAGAAAACGGGGTAGCTGCTATGGCTCTTGCCTGGTTAAATGGTGTTTCCCCGGAAGAACTGAAAGCTGGGATGGCTTCCTTTCAGGGAGCGAAACGTCGTTTTGACTTTTATTTGAAGAGGCCTGACATTGTTTTGATAGACGATTATGCCCATCATCCTGCAGAATTGAAAGCAAGTATTCTTTCGGTTAAGGAGTTGTATTCGGATAAAAAAATTACGGGTATTTTCCAGCCTCATTTGTATAGCCGTACAAAAGATTTTGCAGATGATTTTGCGGCTAGTTTGTCTTTATTGGATGAATTGATTTTATTGGATATTTATCCGGCGCGGGAAGAACCTATTCCCGGAATTACTTCCCGTATATTGTTAGATAAAGTGACGATTCCTTACAAGCAACTGTGTACGAAAGAACAATTGCTTGAAGTAATAGCCGCAGGAAAATATGAAGTTGTATTAATGGTAGGAGCGGGAGACATAGATCGTCTGGTGCTACCGGTAAAAGAAATATTAGAAAAGTGTTCATGA